AGTTGTGGGACTGGAGCATTAAGCGTGTTCAATGATGGGTGAAAGTCGCCACACAAGTCAGAGGAAGGCGTTTGTTCGGTTTCTAACGAGACAAAAAGCCTTGAAAACATATGCGTTAAGTTGCGTATACAGATGGCTAGAGGAATAATGGACCAAGTGCCGCTCTGCAAGCTGTAGCTGCGTTGTCTCATATATGTAGATGTAAAAAGTGCATGTGTACATTTTGCAATCGGCTGCCCGGAAAGCTCGTCGCCATCCAGACAGTGCAGttgaagagaagagagagagcgaTATATCTCACAGGCTGGATTGTTTGTTACCGTTTTAATCCTATTAATTAAAACGTTaacctgattggtggaagcacggTCCCAACAGGCAACCCTTCATAATAACCTGCTCGGAGATAATGATGTAAAAGACTCCCGTCTGCTGATCGCCACGGAAATATCTTGAAGGTGAATCCAAGCAGATAAGCGTTACGAGGTGCTCATCACCATTACCATCAACGGCAGCAGCAGCACATCGGGACAGATCACAGGGTTAAAAAAAAGTGCACACATCACGATCAAGTGGTGGAGAGATCAAAGAGTGGGGGGCAAGCTAAGATATTAAAAGAGTAGTTTATGCAACCACAACAAAATCCCAGCCAACGGACTTGACCTGGCGAGAATGGAAAGGAGCCTCCACCTCAATGGACCACAAGAGGATCGTTTTCGCCAAACTCTCAGCGCCTCGGCTAAAAGGCTGGAGAATACTTTCCGCCCGGCTGCCGCTATCGAGCTATCTCTGCCCGAGCCCCGGTCGCCGATGGTGTGCTTCGAGCAAGCCGATGCCGACCCGGCGCATCAGCAGCCAGGGGGAGAGGCTGGAGGGGGCAGCGGACAGTACGCCGAGCACCAGGTCAACTCTTGCCGGGAGAGCAGCGGAGGCGACCAGAGCTTGGACGAGGACAGCGACGAGCGCTGCGAGCTGATGCTGGGCATGGAAGGAGGCCGTGAGCTGGCAAAAGGGGCCGTGGGGCCGACCGGCAAGAAGAACAAGGAGCAGCGAGCCCTGAGGCTCAGCATCAACGCCCGGGAGAGGAGGCGCATGCACGACTTAAACGACGCGCTGGACGAGCTGAGGTCGGTGATCCCTTACGCGCACAGCCCTTCAGTCAGGAAGCTCTCCAAGATCGCCACTCTGCTTCTGGCCAAGAACTACATCCTGATGCAGGCTCAGGCACTGGACGAGATGAGGAGGCTGGTGTCGTACCTCAACCAGGGCCAGAGCTTGCCGGCGGCAGCGCTACCGTCCTCCGCCGCCGCCCTAACCCCCAGCTTGGGTGCCTACGAGCAAGCGGCGGCTGGCGGATACCCATTCACCGCCAGCGGCTTAGTGGCAGCTACGGCGGCGGCAGCCAGCTGCCCCGACAAGTGCGCTACCACCGCGGCTCTTTACAACACGTCCAGTCTGTGCAAACAGTGCAGCGACAAGCCTTAAACAGACAAACAGTAAAACCCAAGGACAATTTCCATCGCGAGGGGCAAAAATAAACAGTTGGGTATCAACAACTGAACAAGACTTATGTTTAGAACTGGGTCTTTGAACAGAAGTGTTGTTGGAAAAGTTTGATCGAGAAACTATAGATACGAgaaagtttttgttttgttttgagggCGGGTGtatattttaattttcatttggACTATTCTCCGTGTTAAAACTACCGGCCTCAGTTGGTTCAGAGGTTCCATCAGTGTCAGTAGCTACTATGGACTGTTGTATTAGATTCATCCACCGCTTTCTAAGAATCTGTCTGCTGTGATTACGGCTGCGGTACAGCTACATTTCAGACTGCTTCCGTTAACGGTGTGTTTTCAAACTGTCTTCAGACTAAACATAAAATCTgtgttcttttgttttttttgttttgttttatagaTAATCATTATCACAAATTGTTGAAGAAATGAAAAAGGATTTTCAGGAATCAATTATTTCATGTGACAAACAACTTGATGTCAATTTATTTCTTAACTGTGAACGAGTTGGGTTTTATAAGAATATGGGGTTTATGATACTGTTACATTATATGGTTTTATTTGTGTTTTCGGCCTCTGTACAGATCACGAAGTGTTAAAATATTTTTGTTACGTTTCTTATGACAAAAACGCTATTTACCCAAAGTGAGCTTTTTTGTTTGCATGACGGCACAGTGCCTGTCCATCtgcaatatataaatatataaatatcataTAAAGTATGTATAAAATTGACTTGCCATGTTTCTACTGCTGTTGCGTGTTTGATTTGCAGTTTGTGCAAACTCTGCCTGACATGTTGGTGCCATTGCCTCTCTTAAAGGGTCTGTTGGCAGCTCATGATGTATGAGAGTGGTGATATACAAGTCTGGCCCTGATTATAATATATAGCCATTTCTATGTGTTATCCGTGTTGGAAGACAAATTTATTAAACATATTTTGAACAAATGATATCTATTCAATTTGTTTtataagcaaaaaaaaaagtagtGTGAGTGGCACAGGACGCATGATACATCAAGTGAAGGCTTAGAGGTGTGACATTATACGGCTGTAATGGCCTTCGTGGTGAAtaagctttgaaaatgcaaaactgTTGAAGAAATTATCACCACTAATAGAAAATAAAACGGTTTCGAGAGATTCTGACAGATTGATCATCAGGCAGATTTAAGATTCAAACTCCTTTCAAGTCTATCTGCgaagaaacatttatttttttaaggTATTGCAGGGCACgacataacaaaatgtgaaatGACGACATATGGCGAGGAGCTGGATTGTACTCTTCCGCTTGATGGGAATTTGCATAAACCCCTTTTCATGGCTATTTCTTGTCATTATTAAATGCTAGAGATTTTTTATAATCCTTTAATTTGTTCTTCTGCTACGCGGCCACAGTGAATGGCGAATGGAAGGAAACTCAAGCCATGAAGTGCAGTTGACCGGATTTAAAGTAGGGGTTGTCCATGTTGTTTTAATATTCAATATTGCTATTTGTCCTCAGTCCCCGACCATATGCCTTAGACGAGGCTAAACGTGGTCCAACTGGAAATAATATTTTCTGCTCCACTTGCTATCAAAAGATTAATCAGAACCTG
This genomic stretch from Amblyraja radiata isolate CabotCenter1 chromosome 4, sAmbRad1.1.pri, whole genome shotgun sequence harbors:
- the bhlhe22 gene encoding class E basic helix-loop-helix protein 22, with the translated sequence MERSLHLNGPQEDRFRQTLSASAKRLENTFRPAAAIELSLPEPRSPMVCFEQADADPAHQQPGGEAGGGSGQYAEHQVNSCRESSGGDQSLDEDSDERCELMLGMEGGRELAKGAVGPTGKKNKEQRALRLSINARERRRMHDLNDALDELRSVIPYAHSPSVRKLSKIATLLLAKNYILMQAQALDEMRRLVSYLNQGQSLPAAALPSSAAALTPSLGAYEQAAAGGYPFTASGLVAATAAAASCPDKCATTAALYNTSSLCKQCSDKP